Genomic segment of Arachis stenosperma cultivar V10309 chromosome 4, arast.V10309.gnm1.PFL2, whole genome shotgun sequence:
CcataataatatcaatatttaTGTAAATAACATTAATCAGAATAACAATACAaataaacataataaaatatttttactaacAATATTCCTAATAATATCAATTGCTATATTAGTATGaattttaataacaataataataacaataatagtaACTAACCTCTTCGTCGATATATCCTGCCACGTGAGCGACACCATTTAGTCGGAACAAGCGATCCTCATCCTCCATTGGCTCCACCACCCACTCCTCCTTCACACCTCCAAAGTTTTCCCAAATCCTCTCAACACAACAACAACTTCCTTTTTTTTGTGCTGTCTCAAATGATCCGTCCCTGCCTTCAGCGGATTACTTATATAGCTACACACACATAAACCGTGGTGGGTTACCAGGTTTTATGTCCAATCAACTTtcctcataaaccgtggtgactctCCACAGTTTATGCATGCCATCTTTCTTTCGTAAACCGTGGTGACTTACCACGGTTTACACTCTATAATTTTTGCCCATAAACCGCTGGGACCTGCCACGGTTTATGAACGTTTTGAAATCGTGGTGGGTTACCACGGATTACATAGAAATGGCTTTTTGCACATGCACGTAACAACAAACACTTTTGCACATTTAGGTAAAGGAATCTCCCATtctatttaaataagtaaattGCCCTTTTATTTCTTGATGACTGTTGATTAATTTCTCGTGCTATTGTTAAAATCTTGCATGTACGATATTTTGCATTACTAATTAATATATAGGgcaatttacttaaataaatagaatagcAGAATCGTTTACCTAATTGTGCAAAACTGGTTGTTGTTACGTGCATGTGCAAAAAGCCATTTCTATGTAATCCGTGGCAACCCACCACGGTTTCAAAACGTGCATAAACCGTGGCAGGTTCCATCGGTTTATGGGTAAAACTTATAGAGTGTAAACCGTGGTATGTCACCACGGTTTACGAAGGAAAGATGGCATGCATAAACCGTGGagagtcaccacggtttatgaggaAAGTTGATTGCACATAAACCCTTGTGGGTTACCACGGTTTATGTAGGGTAAATAATGGCCAGAAAACCTTGTAGGTTCCCACGGTTTACTATGACGGGAAGTCTATATATATGTGGGTGATTCAAGCTCCATAAGAGATCATTCTCACAATGGCTAGTGAGGAAGAGAGTTTTCTTGCCCTAGTGCATTGCTCtgggaaaataaaaaaaagcaaaagccAAGGTGTGAAGTTTACGACAGAGAACCACTAAGTATTTTTATCAGTTCGTCGATGAGTTTGTCAGATTTGAAGAACAGCATCTTGGAGAAGCTTGGCGTGTTGGGTAGCAAGTGGGTGAAGAAActattctacaagattcccATGGCGGTTGTCTCGACCGGTGTTCAGTATGAAACCTTTGCGGTTAAGGCTGATGAAGATATTAGGGTTCTGTTCTACTATGTAAGGAGTTTTCCGGAGATCAGAATCCATGAGTTGTTCGCGAAGTTGGAGGTTGGTGTCGATAGTTCTGGGGCATCCGCTCCAGTTCCTTGCCCAGCTGCCGCGGGTGGTGCATCTAGTTCGATGCCTGCGGTCAGACCGTATCTTCTGCCGGTTCAATCACCTTCGTTTGCGGCTGATTTAGACCGAACAGAGGTTGTTGGTTCTGTACCTTTGGAGAATGCAGCAGTCATTGAGCCTCCCCACGTTGTGGGTACCGGTGGTGGCCTCGTACCTTATATCGAAGACTTTGGTGGACCTGATCAAGTAGAGAATGCAATGCGTGACGATGAGTCTGACCAGGAGCCTGTTGATATCGATGGTGACAGCGACGATGACATAGGTGGCGATCCACATGCGCAGCATCGGCCTTCAAGTTCTGGTTCTCATCAGTACCCTCCACACTTCTCCACACTAAACTTGGAAGCTCTTGGTCAACAGGAAGACAGTGGTAACAGAGTGGGGGGATCTTCTACAGAATTTCAGATTGGGCAATCATTCCAGAGTAAAGAAGAAGCTGTGCAGAGTGTAAAGGACTATAGCATCCGGCGAGGTGTTGAGTACAGAGTCATCGAATCGGATCATTTGAAGTATCATGGAAAATGCAAGGAATTCGGCAAGGGTTGTAGTTGGTTGATTCGTGTAGCGCTTCGTGCACGAAAGGGGACTTGGGAGGTTAGGAGGTACAACGGGCCACACACATGCCTCGCAACTTCTATTTCAAGTGATCACCGTCAGCTGGATTACCACATTATATGTGCGAGGATTCTTCCTATGGTTAGGGCCGATGCTGCAGTTACGGTAAAGGTACTTCAACAAGCGACAGAAGCTGATTACGGTTTCAGGCCTAGTTACAGGAAGGTTTGGATGGCTAAGCAGAAGGCAGTGGCACAAATATACAGAGATTGGGAAGAGTCTTACGCGGAGTTGCGACGTTGGATGCTAGGGATCCATGCAATAATGCCGGGAACAATCACGGTGCTGAAGACGTCTCCTGTTCGGATTGGTGGTGGGGTTGATGAGTCCACGGTGAACTTTCACCGGCTTTTCTGGACATTTCCACCCTGTATCGAGGCATTCCGGCATTACAAGCCCCTCGTCAGTATTGATGGTACCCACTTGTATGGGAAGTATGGAGGGACGCTGCTATTGGCGATAGCTCAGGACGGGAACTCGAACATCCTCCCGATAGCAtttgcccttgtggagggcgaAAATGCAGAGTCGTGGTCATTCTTCTTGTCCAATCTCCGAGAGCATGTGACTCCTCAGGAGGGTATCCTTGTTATCTCTGACAGGCATAATGGGATCAAGGCAGGGCTTGAGGCACCTGAGACTGGATGGCTTCCTCCTCGGGTTTTTCGGGCATACTGTATAAGGCATGTGGCTGCGAATTTTGCCCTAACGTTCAAAGGTAAGGACTCAAGGAGGATGCTGGTGAATGCTGCCTACGCAAAGACTGAGGCAGAGTTTTACTACTGGTTCGACATCATGCGGACTGAGAATCCAGCAATGTGTGACTGGGCCAACCGTATGGAGTATGACAAATGGACCCAACATGAGGATGCTGGTCGACGGTTCGGGCACATGACCATAAACATCAGTGAATGTGTGAACTTCGTGCTAAAGGGAACACGCAACCTGCCGGTCACATCGTTGGTTAAGTCAACCTACGGGAGGCTTGCTCAGCTATTTGTGGTACGGGGACAGACAACAGAGGCACAACTCGGATCTGGCCATGAATTCTGTCAGGCATTGGTCAAGGCTATTGATCGGAACCTAAGAGACTCTAGGTGCTTCACTGTGACATTATACGACAGGCATCAGTCCGAGTACACTGTCGCTGAGACAACACCAACGGGGACCTTCTCGCTGGGTAGCTATAGAGTTTCCCTTAAAGATCACCGATGCGACTGTGGCCACTTCCAAGCGCTGCATTATCCTTGTTGCCACGCCATTGCGTGTTGCGCCTACTCCCGGCTTAACTGGGCGTCATATGTTCACGAGGTGTATCGTATGAGTGAGGTGTTCAACGTTTACAACCAGGGGTTTCTCCCACCTATCCCTGAAGGACTATGGCCTCCATATGCTGGGCCAACCATCATTCCTGACCCTAATATACGGCGTGCAAAGGAAGGTCGTCCAAAGGCAACAAGGATCCGTGGAAGTATGGATCAGTCTCAGGAGAATCAGCCGAAGCGTTGTGGGCTATGCCATCAGCCTGGGCATACGCGGAGGAACTGTCACCAGCGAAGACAAAGTGGTGGAGGGGATGCGTAGATCTCATGTCGTGTAACATGCCGTCTATGCTGTTTCAGTTGTTTCATGGTCTATATAATCTTAGTAATGTATGGTTGGTTAAGTATGTGACTGTCAACATGTTTCTTTAACACAAAAATTTCAGATGAATAAACTCCTGTTATTTTACCTGTTTGATTAAACCACTTTGGACATCTTTCATATTGTGCATTATAATATAAACCGTAGAGGAACATATCAAATAATCTGAAACCGGTTAAACTACTTGgtcaaaagataaataatatttaacatAAGTCTAAAAGCCATAAATACTAAGTAGCATGCTCAATACATAAAC
This window contains:
- the LOC130975459 gene encoding uncharacterized protein LOC130975459 — translated: MSLSDLKNSILEKLGVLGSKWVKKLFYKIPMAVVSTGVQYETFAVKADEDIRVLFYYVRSFPEIRIHELFAKLEVGVDSSGASAPVPCPAAAGGASSSMPAVRPYLLPVQSPSFAADLDRTEVVGSVPLENAAVIEPPHVVGTGGGLVPYIEDFGGPDQVENAMRDDESDQEPVDIDGDSDDDIGGDPHAQHRPSSSGSHQYPPHFSTLNLEALGQQEDSGNRVGGSSTEFQIGQSFQSKEEAVQSVKDYSIRRGVEYRVIESDHLKYHGKCKEFGKGCSWLIRVALRARKGTWEVRRYNGPHTCLATSISSDHRQLDYHIICARILPMVRADAAVTVKVLQQATEADYGFRPSYRKVWMAKQKAVAQIYRDWEESYAELRRWMLGIHAIMPGTITVLKTSPVRIGGGVDESTVNFHRLFWTFPPCIEAFRHYKPLVSIDGTHLYGKYGGTLLLAIAQDGNSNILPIAFALVEGENAESWSFFLSNLREHVTPQEGILVISDRHNGIKAGLEAPETGWLPPRVFRAYCIRHVAANFALTFKGKDSRRMLVNAAYAKTEAEFYYWFDIMRTENPAMCDWANRMEYDKWTQHEDAGRRFGHMTINISECVNFVLKGTRNLPVTSLVKSTYGRLAQLFVVRGQTTEAQLGSGHEFCQALVKAIDRNLRDSRCFTVTLYDRHQSEYTVAETTPTGTFSLGSYRVSLKDHRCDCGHFQALHYPCCHAIACCAYSRLNWASYVHEVYRMSEVFNVYNQGFLPPIPEGLWPPYAGPTIIPDPNIRRAKEGRPKATRIRGSMDQSQENQPKRCGLCHQPGHTRRNCHQRRQSGGGDA